The Plectropomus leopardus isolate mb unplaced genomic scaffold, YSFRI_Pleo_2.0 unplaced_scaffold1781, whole genome shotgun sequence genomic interval GACCGGATCGAGATGTTTTAGTGGCCTAGAAGATACTGAGATCACCTGAaggacaatgagagcggagcggacattcagagacactggcggagacactGTTTgacaatgagagcagagcggatCAGTCCACATCAGTAGCTCGTCCCCGTCTTTGTCTTCAGTCCGCAGCGCCGTCAGGTCTCAGGGTGCAGGCTGGTCAGCAGGTCAATGATGAGAAACATCAGGGGCGCCGAGTTTatgattatttctctctttatttgttcatttgatATTTTCAAGGCAGAACATGAAGAAAGGGCGCTAACGCTTAGcggttatcttttttttttttgttccagcGTGTGGCGCTCTCGTCGACCTCCTTTATCTCCTCTGCCAAGGAGAGGCGATAAAGTCGGCACGTTAGATGTCCTCTCGTCCCGTCCCCCTGGGACTGtctgttcgtttgtttttggacgtggaaaTGTTTTACTGCATAACATCCGAAACAGTTTGACACGCAGCATAATGCAGAGTGTGTAGGATTGGAGGAGCGAAACCATGGCAACGCGGTCAATCACAGCGATTTATGCTTAATAGTATCAGTTATATTTCTCAACCAAAAATTGTATTATCAGAATTATCGGTATGACGTCATAAGTCCAATTATCGGCCGATAATTATCGTCCCGAtgattatcgtgcatccctagtttCTGTAGTTTTTGGATAAAAAGATCGCCACGGCATCGAGGATGAAGATTCACACAGAAGTTGCAGGTGGATGCGGAGCTTTTTAGGTGCTGACGTGTTCGATGTGTGAACAGGTGCAGTGGGTAACAGGCGTGGCCAGCGATCACCGGCTGTTTGTGACCATCAGCTCACCGAACGGCGTCCTCATGGCGTCAAAGAACGAGGCGGTCGCTCAGATGAGCTTCCAGACTGAAGTGACAGGTGAGACGGACGCAGGTGAAATATCATCATATTTTGCCTCTGAGGTAACTGCGGTGTCCCAACAGGGTTTTACCGGATGTGTTTTGGGAACCACAACAACCAGTTCGGAGGCATCAGGGTGTTTGTGAACTTTGGCGTCATCTACGAAGGTTTCGCAGAGTCGAAGACGGAGacggaggagggagagaaagtcCTCAACAACACTTTGGCTGGAATCGAGGTGTTTGTCCCACTTTGAGTcttaaag includes:
- the LOC121964932 gene encoding transmembrane emp24 domain-containing protein 6-like gives rise to the protein MLLNVLLVLLSSRSVWTRKSEPVLDGADAGVFRGSDRYDFAVEVPAAGMECFWHFAHQSGNFFLSYMVQWVTGVASDHRLFVTISSPNGVLMASKNEAVAQMSFQTEVTGFYRMCFGNHNNQFGGIRVFVNFGVIYEGFAESKTETEEGEKVLNNTLAGIEVFVPL